The Pseudomonas entomophila genome segment GCAGGGCCTCGGCCAGGGGCGCCGGGAAGTCGAAGGCATGCACCTGGCAGGTGCCGCCGGCGACGCCAGGCTGGGCCGTGCCCGGCAGGCGCGTGAGGCGATGGTCGTCGCCCAGGGTGCGCTGCCAGTAGTCCAGCTGGCGGCGCAGCTGCCCGGCCTGCAGCCATTGCCGCTGCCACACGGCGAAGTCGAGATACGCCAGGCCCGGCGCCGGCAGGCTCGCCGGCGTGGCGGCGACGGCGGCGTCGTAGAGGGCGACGAACTCGCGCAGCAGGATGCCGAACGACCAGTGGTCGGCGACGATATGGTGCAAGGTCACCAGCAGCAGGTGCTGGCGGTCGGCCTGGCGCAGCAGGGCCACGCGCAGCAGCGGCCCGTTGACCAGGTCGAACGGGGCGCGGGCCTCGCGGTCCAGCGCCTCGGCCACGGCGGCCTCGCGCTGCGCCTCGGGCAGTTCGCGCAGGTCGTGCAGGGCGAACGGCAGCGTCATGTCCGGCTGCACCTGCTGCCAGCTGTCGCCGCCGTCCTGGACGTAGGTGGTGCGCAGCACCGAATGGCGCGCCAGCAGGGCCTGGAACGCCTTGCGCACCGCGTCGACATTCAACTCGCCATCGAGCTGCAAGGCCCGTGGGATGTTGTACATCGAGCTGTGCGGCTCCAGCTGCCAGAGGAACCACAGGCGTTGCTGGGCGAACGACAACGGCTGGCGCTGGCGCGGATCGAGCGCTTGCAACACGGGGGCCGGCGCGCCTTGCCCCGGCGCCTCGGCGCGCTCGACGGCGGCGGCGAACTGCGCCAGGTCGCGGGCTTCGAACAGCACCCGCAGCGGCAGGTCAAACCCCAGGGTGTGGCGCACCCGGCTGATCACCTGGGTGGCCAGCAACGAGTGGCCGCCCAGGTCGAAGAAGTTGTCCTGCAAGCCGACTGCCGGCAGTTCCAGCACCTCGCACCACAGGCGCGCGAGCAGGCATTCCAGCTCGCTGCGCGGGGCCACGTGGGCCTGTTGCAACAGGCCCGTGTCAGGCGGCGGCAGGGCCTTGCGGTCGAGCTTGCCATTGGGCGTCAGCGGCAACGCCGCCAGCACCTGCCAGTGGGCCGGCTGCATGTAGTCCGGCAGGTCGGTGGCCAGCGCCGCGCGCAGCCCTTCGCACAGCTGGGCCTGGGCCTCGCGCTCGGCCAGCGGGCCCTGGCGCGGCACCACGTAGGCCACCAGTTGCTGGCCGGACGGCCCCGGCACCGCGACCACCGCTGCCTCGGCGACCTCGCCCCGGGCCAGCAGGCGCGCTTCGATTTCTCCGGTCTCGACCCGGAAGCCACGGATCTTGACCTGGTGATCGACCCGGCCGATGTACTCCATCTGGCCGTCGGCCAGGCGCCGCACCAGGTCGCCACTGCGGTACAGGCGCGCGCCCGGCGTGCTGGCGAACGGATCCGGGACGAAGCGTTCGGCGGTCATTGAAGGTCTTGCGTGGTAGCCACGGGCCAGGGCACAACCGCCGATGTAGAGCTCGCCCACCAAACCATCCCCTTGCAACGCCAGGCCCTCGGTCAGCAGGTAGGCGCTGCGCCCGGCCACTGGCCGGCCGATCGGCGCGTAGGCCGAGGTGAAGCGGGTATCGCCTTCGGCCTCCCACAGGAACGGCGTGATCACCGTCTCGGTAGGGCCGTAGCCGTTGACGAGGTAGCGCGGCCGCAGCACTGCCTGGATCTGCTCGAAGCCTTCGCGGGGGAACGCCTCGCCGGCCACGTTGAACGAACGCACCGACGGCGCCCGCCCCTGGCCTGCGGCCAGCGCGGCCATCTGGCAGGCGTACTGGGTGGGGAAATAGACCAGGCTGGCCTGCTCGCGCTCGATCACTGCCAGCGCCTGCTCGGTGCTCCACAGCCCTTCGCCGCGCAGGATGCAACGGGCGCCGCTGATCAGCGGCAACAGCCACTGCTCGGTGCCCCAGTCGAAGTTCAACGAGGCGAAGTGCAGGAAGCGGTCGGCGCTGTCGATGCGGTAGAAACGCTGCATGGTCAGCAAGTGGCGCAGCAGCGCGCCGTGTTCGAGCGCCACGCCCTTGGGGCGCCCGGTCGAACCGGAGGTGTACAGCAGGCACAGCAGGTTGTGGCCGTCGAGCGCCACCTGCGGCGCGCCTGGGTCATCGCCCGCGCAGGCCAGTTGGTCAAGCCGCAGCAACCGCGCGTGACGCCCGGCGAGCAGGGCCTCGCCACGGGCGTCGCCCAGCACCAGGGCCACACCGCTGTCGTCGAGCATGTAGCCCAGCCGCTCGGCGGGGTATTCAGGGTCCAGCGGCACATAGGCGCCACCGGCCTTGAGGATCGCCAGCAGGCCGACGATCAGGTCGGCGCCCCGTGGCAGGGCGATACCGACCAGCACATCGGGGCCGACCCCTTCGGCCACCAGCCGGTGCGCCAGCTGGTTGGCCCGGCCGTTCAGCCAGGCGTAGCTCAGCGGCTGCCCATCGGCGACCAAGGCAATGGCATCCGGGGTACGCAGGGCCTGTACCTCGATCAGTTGGTGCAGCCAAGGCGACTGGTCATTGCCCAGCACTGCCGGCGGCATCGCCAGCAAGGCCTGGCGCGCATCGCTGGGCACCGTTTCCAGCGCCGCCAGCACCTGCGCGTCACCTTCGATGAACTGCGTCAGCAGGCATTCGAGCTGGGCCGCCAGGGCTTCCACGGACTGGCGGGTGAAGGCCGCACGCAGGTAGCTGTAGTGCACTTCCAGGCGCTCGCCCAAGGTCACCGCCAGGGTCAGCGGGTAGTGGGTGCGCTCGAGGTTGCCGACCTTGCCGAAACGCACGCCGGCCTGGGCGGACTCAGCCAGCGCGGCAGACAACGGGTAGTTCTCGAACACCAGCAGGGTGTCGAACAGCGCATCGCTGCCCTGCCCCGACCAGCGCTGAACCTCGTACAAGGGCACGTGCTCGTGCTCGCGCAAGGCCAGGTTGATGCCCTGCACCTGCTGCAGCCAGTCGCCCAGGCGCTGGGCCAGGCCGGGCCGGGCGATCACCGGCAGGGTGTTGATGAACAGGCCGATCTGCTGCTCGATGCCCGGCAACTGCGCCGGGCGCCCGGCCACGGTGGCACCGAACGCCACGCAATCCTGGCCGGTGCAGCGCTGCAACAGCAACAGCCAGGCCGCCTGCACCAGGGTGTTGACGGTGACCTTCTGCTGCCGGGCGAAGGCGCCCAGGCGCTCGCTGAAAGCTGGGGTGAAGCGCTGGTAGTGGTCGCCATGGCCGGCCTCGGCCTGTGGCGCGGGCAAGGCATCGGCGAGCCGCGTCGGGGTTTCCAGGGGCGCCAGCTGGCCGCGCCAGAACGCCTCGCTAAGCGCCAGGTCCTGGCCTTGCAGCCATTGGATGTAGTCGCGGTAGCGCCCTTGGGCCGGCGCTGGCGTTTGCCCGGCGTAGCGCTGCAGCACCTCGCCCAGCAGGCGCGAATTGCTCCAGCCGTCGAGCAGCAGGTGGTGGCAGGTCTGGATCAGGTGGTGCCGCTCCGGGCCGCTGCGCACCAGGGTCAGCCTCAACAGCGGTGGGCAATGCAGGTCGAAGCCCGCGGCACGGTCGTCCTGGGCCAACTGCACCAGGGCCTGGTCAAGGTCGTCGCGGCCGCTCCAGTCCAGCTCGCGCCAGGGCAGTTCAGCCTGGCGCACCACCATCTGCAACGGGCGCGGCAGCTCGCCCTGCCAGGCGAAACCGCTGCGCAGGATGGCGTGGGCGTCCACCGCCTGCTGCCAGGCCTGGCGCAGGCGTTGCGGTTGCAGGCCGTCGACGTCGACACGCATCTGGTTGATGTAGTCGCCACCGGCGGTTTCGTAGAGCCCGTGGAACAGCATGCCCTGCTGCATCGGCGACAGCGGGTAGAGGTCTTCCAGCTGGGTGACCGGCAGCGGCAACCCGGCCAGGCCTGCGCTGTCGAGGCCGGCCAGCGGGAAGTCCGAGGCACTGGCCTGGCCCGGCGCCTGGGCGCAGCAGTGCGCCACCAGGGCGCGCAGTTCGGCGCTGAAATCGTCGGCCAGGGCCTGGATACGCGCCGGCGCGAACATCTCGCAGCTGAAGCCCCAGCGCAGGGCCAGCTCGCCGCCGTACACCTGCCCTTCCACCGTCAGCCAGTTGGCCAGCGGCGCCCGTGGGTCCTGGGCCTGGCCGCCACTGGCGGTGGCGGGCCGCAACAGCGCCTGCTCGTCGAACTGGCGGTCGAACTGGCCCAGGTAGTTGAAGGTGACCCGAGGCTGCGGCAGTGCGGCCAGGGCCTGGCGCGTCGCGGCATCGCCCAGGTGGCGCAGCAGGCCGTGGCCGAGGCCCTTGTCCGGCACCGCGCGCAACTGCTCCTTGACCGCGATGATCGCCGCGCCCGGCTCATCACCCGGCACCAGCAGCAAGGGGTGCAGGCTGGTGAACCAGCCGATGCTGCGCGACAGGTCGAGGCCGTCGAACAGCTCCTCGCGGCCATGCCCCTCCAGCTCGATCAGCGCGCCGGGTGCTGCTGTCCAACGGCACAGCACGCGGGCCAGGGCGGTCAGCAGCAGGTCATTGACTTGAGTCCGGTAGGCCGCCGGGGCCACCTGCAGCAGTTCACGGGTGAGCTGCGCGTCAAAGCGGCTTTCGATCTTCTGTTCGTGGCGGTTTTCCAAGGCGCCGGCGCGGTTGTCGCAAGGCAGCTCGGCCACTGGCGCCGCCTGCAACTGTGCCTGCCACCACGGCAGTTGGCCGC includes the following:
- a CDS encoding non-ribosomal peptide synthetase, producing MNAQDARNLARRFLELPPQKRRIFLQALAREQVDFAQFPLVADVQAPERGLPSYAQQRMWFLWQLEPEGAAYNLPGAVALDGPLDRAAMEQALACLGERHQTLSSAFHLDGERGLQQVPAAQPMQVVFEDLRALDPAAREATVRERAQAQAREPFDLRQGPLWRVRLLQLEAQRHVLLLTLHHIVSDGWSMNVLIDEFIRCYDAFARGQAMPLAPLPLQYADYALWQRAWLEAGEQARQLDYWQAALGDEHPVLELPIDFPRPATPSHRGTRHGFAIDAALAEQLRSFAQQHQASLFMVLLAAFNALLYRYSGQADLRVGVPIANRNRAEVEGLIGFFVNTQVLRCQVDAETSVAQLIAQVRDTALGAQAHQELPFERLVEALKLERSLAHNPLFQVMYNHQPLVTDLTALQTESGIRFGVIEWEGRTTQFDLSLDTWEKGGRLHAALTYADELFTPETIARMAEHWLNLLRAMVADPSQAVARLPMLGEVELERQLHAWNPAGGGYDSLSRIDQCITRQAEVRPEALALVHGERRYSHAELDRWANRLAQRLVAAGVGPEVRVGVALPRTPQLVVALLAVFKAGGAYVPLDPDYPAERVAYMLEDSAARLLLSDGEVAERLGLHDGCEVLVVDADEQALAAWPAEPPANRASAQNLAYVIYTSGSTGRPKGVAITHRNVLALLHWSRQVYRDEDIQGVLASTSICFDLSVWELFVTLAAGGYIVLARNALELPELPARDLVRLVNSVPSAIAALLRGGQLPAGVRIVNLAGEPLKQRLVDELYALPGLEHVYDLYGPSEDTTYSTWTRRQAGGRASIGRPLPHTAAYLLDSQLQPLPQGCGAELYLAGAGITRGYLGRPALTAERFVPDPFAGDGGRLYRTGDLVRYREGGELEYIGRIDHQVKVRGFRIELGEIEARLQAQASVHEVAVLAPDGPSGRQLVAYVVPVDAQLVENAAAQDTLRGTLRAALGEHLPDYMVPAAMLFLARLPLTPNGKLDRKALPAPDAVQAQREHVPPSGAREQALAQIWQALLGLEQVGALDNFFELGGDSIVSMQVVSRAREAGLALTPKDIFQFQTIRGLAQVAGQAHTLVAQGPASGEVPLTPIQHWFFDQAIPARGHWNQSLLLDAQAPLDAGLLATALAHLLAHHDSLRLRFVEGAQGWRQHYAEQAGEVLWLRQAQHDAEALAHCEAAQRSLDLAAGPLLRVMLLTLPEGRQQLLLVLHHLVVDGVSWRVLLDDLQQLYRQLLAGQPAHLPLRGSSYQAWARQLHEAVPRFSGQLPWWQAQLQAAPVAELPCDNRAGALENRHEQKIESRFDAQLTRELLQVAPAAYRTQVNDLLLTALARVLCRWTAAPGALIELEGHGREELFDGLDLSRSIGWFTSLHPLLLVPGDEPGAAIIAVKEQLRAVPDKGLGHGLLRHLGDAATRQALAALPQPRVTFNYLGQFDRQFDEQALLRPATASGGQAQDPRAPLANWLTVEGQVYGGELALRWGFSCEMFAPARIQALADDFSAELRALVAHCCAQAPGQASASDFPLAGLDSAGLAGLPLPVTQLEDLYPLSPMQQGMLFHGLYETAGGDYINQMRVDVDGLQPQRLRQAWQQAVDAHAILRSGFAWQGELPRPLQMVVRQAELPWRELDWSGRDDLDQALVQLAQDDRAAGFDLHCPPLLRLTLVRSGPERHHLIQTCHHLLLDGWSNSRLLGEVLQRYAGQTPAPAQGRYRDYIQWLQGQDLALSEAFWRGQLAPLETPTRLADALPAPQAEAGHGDHYQRFTPAFSERLGAFARQQKVTVNTLVQAAWLLLLQRCTGQDCVAFGATVAGRPAQLPGIEQQIGLFINTLPVIARPGLAQRLGDWLQQVQGINLALREHEHVPLYEVQRWSGQGSDALFDTLLVFENYPLSAALAESAQAGVRFGKVGNLERTHYPLTLAVTLGERLEVHYSYLRAAFTRQSVEALAAQLECLLTQFIEGDAQVLAALETVPSDARQALLAMPPAVLGNDQSPWLHQLIEVQALRTPDAIALVADGQPLSYAWLNGRANQLAHRLVAEGVGPDVLVGIALPRGADLIVGLLAILKAGGAYVPLDPEYPAERLGYMLDDSGVALVLGDARGEALLAGRHARLLRLDQLACAGDDPGAPQVALDGHNLLCLLYTSGSTGRPKGVALEHGALLRHLLTMQRFYRIDSADRFLHFASLNFDWGTEQWLLPLISGARCILRGEGLWSTEQALAVIEREQASLVYFPTQYACQMAALAAGQGRAPSVRSFNVAGEAFPREGFEQIQAVLRPRYLVNGYGPTETVITPFLWEAEGDTRFTSAYAPIGRPVAGRSAYLLTEGLALQGDGLVGELYIGGCALARGYHARPSMTAERFVPDPFASTPGARLYRSGDLVRRLADGQMEYIGRVDHQVKIRGFRVETGEIEARLLARGEVAEAAVVAVPGPSGQQLVAYVVPRQGPLAEREAQAQLCEGLRAALATDLPDYMQPAHWQVLAALPLTPNGKLDRKALPPPDTGLLQQAHVAPRSELECLLARLWCEVLELPAVGLQDNFFDLGGHSLLATQVISRVRHTLGFDLPLRVLFEARDLAQFAAAVERAEAPGQGAPAPVLQALDPRQRQPLSFAQQRLWFLWQLEPHSSMYNIPRALQLDGELNVDAVRKAFQALLARHSVLRTTYVQDGGDSWQQVQPDMTLPFALHDLRELPEAQREAAVAEALDREARAPFDLVNGPLLRVALLRQADRQHLLLVTLHHIVADHWSFGILLREFVALYDAAVAATPASLPAPGLAYLDFAVWQRQWLQAGQLRRQLDYWQRTLGDDHRLTRLPGTAQPGVAGGTCQVHAFDFPAPLAEALRACAKARGLTLYMLLLAGFALVLAQRCDSRRLRLGTDVANRNHAGVEEMVGFFVNQLVLQLELDEQASGAQWLERCRDVVIGASDHQDLPFDRLVEALRLPRQAGRSPLFAIKFIYQEGSLPMQAPQGLQVTSREAGQGATELDLIAEFVNGADRLTAAFKCDASLFAASDMADLFAQLQGVFERLLAQPEAPLAELLAHAAQVQATATQARIEARQAQLKAQHPMRRRARGVELQ